From Streptomyces sp. NBC_01754, a single genomic window includes:
- a CDS encoding MFS transporter, with amino-acid sequence MSSKPRSGLLRQHDFRLLWAGETTSRFGSNITGVAMPLVAVVTLDASTFWVSALAAAAWLPWLLIGLLAGAWVDRLPRRPLMVACNLVSLVFLLSVPAAAWLGVLTMGQLLVVSLLTGLANVFFSIAYRVYLPFVVSREHLTEANAKLQGSESAAQLAGLGGGGALAGAFGAVTGLLADAATFLTSTLCLLGIRATEPPPKKPEQPTALRKDVAEGLRHTVRDPYLRVLTTYGTVTNLLLTGYQAILTVFLVRELHVGEAALGWLLAGSSIGGLLGAVVATAIARRFGTARGMLLCKFATAPFGLLIPLAEPGWRVVLLPLGGAVLALGVVSANVIQGAFRQTYCPPELLGRITASVSVANFGAIPIGSLLGGVLGSLFGLRPTLWLLTAGLAVSSVLLLAGPLRGRRDLPTEPPQPAPDYATPEQR; translated from the coding sequence ATGAGCTCAAAACCCCGGTCCGGACTGCTGCGGCAGCACGACTTCCGGCTGCTGTGGGCGGGGGAGACCACCAGCCGCTTCGGCAGCAACATCACCGGCGTCGCCATGCCACTGGTGGCCGTGGTCACCCTGGACGCAAGCACCTTCTGGGTCAGCGCCCTGGCCGCCGCCGCATGGCTGCCCTGGCTCCTGATCGGCCTGCTGGCCGGAGCCTGGGTCGACCGGCTGCCCCGGCGCCCCCTCATGGTGGCCTGCAACCTCGTCTCGCTCGTCTTCCTGCTCAGCGTGCCCGCCGCAGCCTGGCTCGGCGTACTGACCATGGGCCAGCTGCTCGTCGTCTCGCTGCTCACCGGCCTCGCAAACGTCTTCTTCTCCATCGCCTACCGCGTCTACCTGCCGTTCGTCGTCAGCCGCGAGCACCTCACCGAGGCCAACGCCAAGCTCCAGGGCAGCGAATCCGCGGCACAGCTGGCCGGACTCGGCGGCGGCGGAGCCCTGGCCGGAGCGTTCGGCGCGGTCACCGGGCTGCTCGCCGACGCCGCGACCTTCCTCACCTCCACACTCTGCCTCCTCGGCATCCGCGCCACCGAACCACCGCCGAAGAAGCCCGAACAACCCACCGCCCTGCGCAAGGACGTCGCAGAGGGCCTGCGGCACACCGTGCGCGACCCCTACCTGCGCGTCCTCACCACCTACGGCACCGTCACCAACCTGCTGCTCACCGGATACCAGGCCATCCTGACCGTGTTCCTCGTCCGCGAACTCCACGTCGGCGAGGCCGCCCTGGGCTGGCTCCTCGCAGGCAGCAGCATCGGCGGACTGCTCGGCGCCGTCGTGGCCACCGCGATAGCCCGACGCTTCGGCACCGCCCGAGGCATGCTCCTGTGCAAGTTCGCCACCGCCCCCTTCGGCCTGCTCATCCCGCTCGCCGAACCGGGCTGGCGGGTCGTCCTGCTCCCCCTGGGCGGTGCCGTCCTCGCCCTCGGCGTGGTCTCCGCCAACGTCATCCAGGGTGCCTTCCGCCAGACGTACTGCCCCCCGGAGCTCCTCGGCCGGATCACCGCGAGCGTGTCCGTCGCCAACTTCGGCGCCATCCCCATCGGTTCGCTCCTCGGCGGCGTACTCGGCAGCCTGTTCGGGCTACGGCCCACCCTCTGGCTGCTCACCGCCGGCCTCGCCGTCAGTTCCGTCCTGCTCCTGGCCGGCCCGCTGCGCGGCCGCCGTGACCTGCCCACCGAACCCCCGCAGCCGGCACCCGACTACGCAACCCCCGAACAACGCTGA